A stretch of Spirosoma oryzicola DNA encodes these proteins:
- a CDS encoding SDR family NAD(P)-dependent oxidoreductase has translation MFSLNNKTALVTGGASGIGLAISQAFAEAGATVHILEINQDLANQVADDIKASGGRAEAHAIDVSNQTQVVDLIGQIAAQGPIHILVNNAGVAHVGKADTTDEADFERIFRINVKGVYNCLYATIPHFKANGGGVILNMASVAASVGIADRFAYSMSKGAVLTMTLSVAKDYLNDNIRCNCISPARVHTPFVDGFLAKNYPGQEAEMFEKLSKTQPIGRMAEPKEVGALALYLCSDEAGFITGTDYPLDGGFIRLNN, from the coding sequence ATGTTTTCACTCAACAATAAAACCGCTCTGGTGACGGGTGGAGCCAGCGGGATTGGACTGGCGATTTCACAGGCATTTGCGGAAGCGGGTGCCACGGTTCATATTCTGGAAATCAACCAGGATCTGGCGAATCAGGTAGCCGATGACATCAAGGCGTCGGGCGGACGGGCCGAAGCGCATGCAATCGATGTGTCGAACCAAACGCAGGTCGTTGACCTAATCGGTCAGATTGCCGCGCAGGGACCAATTCATATTCTGGTCAATAACGCCGGAGTAGCCCACGTCGGTAAAGCGGATACCACGGACGAAGCGGATTTTGAACGCATCTTTCGGATCAACGTTAAAGGTGTTTATAACTGCCTGTACGCGACGATTCCCCATTTTAAAGCCAACGGGGGCGGGGTGATTCTAAATATGGCGTCGGTCGCGGCATCGGTTGGTATTGCGGATCGGTTCGCGTACTCGATGAGTAAAGGGGCTGTATTGACGATGACCTTGTCGGTAGCCAAAGATTATTTGAACGACAATATTCGGTGCAACTGCATTTCGCCCGCTCGCGTCCATACGCCGTTCGTAGACGGGTTCCTAGCGAAAAATTATCCGGGTCAGGAAGCCGAAATGTTCGAGAAACTGTCTAAAACGCAACCCATTGGCCGGATGGCCGAGCCGAAAGAAGTTGGCGCTCTGGCGTTGTACCTCTGCTCCGACGAAGCGGGCTTCATCACCGGCACGGATTACCCGCTGGATGGTGGATTCATCCGGCTAAACAATTAA
- a CDS encoding glycoside hydrolase family 2 protein, which produces MNRLSYRLIAFLCLLRCVVYGQSSYELNAGWQCRPIAQVKEAGTTISNLSYSLTNWQPAIVPGTVLTTMLANKQIADPFYGMNNKHIPDIYQTGRDYYTYWFVKEFTEKANAGEQVWLNFRGINYSCDVFLNGHKLTDKPHTGMFLRKTFNITSFLQKGGKNRLAVIVYPPDPVGNPNGGQGGDGTIARNVAHQYVAGWDWIQPIRDRNTGIWDKVIVEKTGAVQLKNPHVVTLVPGKRHPDGPQQPATIRVSAELENPTATKQTGTLTYTLDGRTVTKSVSVNARSSVTVDLPALTLTNPKLWWPHGYGQQPLYPMTIQFKTASGTTSDVEKLLVGVREIQTEWNSTTRSRQILVNGQKVFIKGGNWIISDAMLRFSPERYDAEIRFHRDMNLNLLRIWGGALSERPEFYQSCDKYGLLVMQDFWGSGDCNGRWVDPMKKDDQWARRKYPDDHTLFLTSAIDQIKMIRNHASLAMWCGGNEITLPQDIMTPLRDSILPRLDGTRWFVDYSNSDDMSFNFLGGNGDGPYGIQPVRKFWEYRTWPFNSEVGSVGVGDYESLERFLPKENLVAPQYSADRKRAKVDSVWDYHKYIGYDGAIAPYGEATDARDFGRKAQLVNYDQYRGLMEGFSAHMWDWYTGTIIWKTQNPWTALRGQMYDYYLDQNACLYGLHNGSEPLHIMFNPVDSMVMVANNTFSYHRDMMMVIKVYDMAGKDSTLTQVFSEIGPTLVRPYVPIGRTVRSLAKDKGAFLSLKLLDLDKKPISENLYWLPDANGTYSGLQQMAKAPVQISTRLVSIGKLEVTLTNPVGSPVAFFNRLSLLDPQTKKRLLPVFYSDNYVSVLPGEKKTVVIDYTPTANSPLVSVEGWNVPEQTVSIGK; this is translated from the coding sequence ATGAACCGACTGTCGTACCGACTGATTGCCTTCCTGTGCCTCTTACGCTGCGTCGTTTACGGCCAAAGCAGCTACGAATTGAATGCTGGCTGGCAGTGCCGCCCCATCGCGCAGGTAAAAGAAGCCGGGACAACGATTTCGAATCTGTCCTATTCACTAACGAACTGGCAACCGGCGATTGTGCCCGGAACGGTGTTGACGACGATGCTTGCGAACAAGCAGATTGCCGACCCGTTTTACGGCATGAACAACAAGCACATCCCGGACATTTACCAGACCGGTCGCGACTACTACACGTATTGGTTTGTCAAGGAATTTACCGAAAAAGCAAACGCGGGCGAACAGGTCTGGCTCAACTTCCGGGGTATCAATTACAGCTGCGACGTATTTCTGAACGGACATAAACTAACCGATAAGCCTCATACGGGCATGTTTCTGCGAAAGACGTTCAACATCACCTCCTTTCTGCAAAAAGGAGGAAAGAACCGGCTGGCTGTTATCGTTTACCCACCCGATCCGGTTGGTAATCCGAACGGCGGACAGGGCGGAGATGGTACCATTGCCCGCAACGTAGCGCATCAGTACGTAGCCGGATGGGACTGGATTCAGCCGATTCGCGACCGCAACACCGGCATCTGGGATAAAGTAATCGTTGAAAAAACAGGCGCGGTACAACTCAAAAATCCACACGTTGTCACGCTCGTACCGGGCAAACGGCATCCCGACGGGCCGCAGCAACCGGCAACCATTCGGGTGTCGGCCGAACTGGAAAACCCGACAGCGACCAAACAAACGGGTACGCTAACGTACACACTGGACGGACGGACTGTAACCAAGTCGGTAAGCGTCAACGCACGCAGTTCGGTGACCGTTGATTTGCCAGCCTTAACGCTGACCAATCCTAAACTGTGGTGGCCGCACGGGTACGGACAACAGCCTCTTTACCCAATGACGATTCAGTTCAAAACGGCTAGCGGTACAACATCGGATGTAGAAAAGTTGCTGGTTGGCGTCCGGGAAATACAAACGGAATGGAACAGCACGACGCGGAGCCGCCAGATTCTGGTGAACGGACAAAAAGTGTTTATCAAAGGTGGTAACTGGATTATCTCCGACGCCATGCTTCGCTTCTCACCCGAACGCTACGACGCCGAAATCCGGTTTCACCGCGACATGAACCTTAACCTGCTTCGTATTTGGGGTGGTGCCTTGTCGGAACGTCCCGAATTTTACCAGTCGTGCGACAAATACGGCTTGCTGGTCATGCAGGATTTCTGGGGTTCGGGTGACTGCAACGGACGATGGGTTGACCCGATGAAGAAAGACGATCAATGGGCGCGTCGAAAATACCCGGACGATCACACCCTTTTTCTGACCTCGGCCATCGATCAGATTAAGATGATTCGTAACCACGCGTCGCTGGCGATGTGGTGCGGAGGCAACGAAATTACGCTGCCGCAGGATATTATGACGCCCCTCCGCGACTCGATACTTCCCCGGCTCGACGGCACCCGCTGGTTCGTTGACTATTCCAATTCCGATGACATGTCCTTCAACTTCCTGGGCGGCAACGGCGATGGGCCCTACGGCATTCAACCCGTTCGGAAGTTCTGGGAGTACCGCACCTGGCCATTCAACTCGGAAGTTGGCTCGGTGGGTGTCGGGGATTATGAGTCGCTGGAGCGGTTTCTTCCCAAAGAAAATCTAGTCGCTCCGCAGTACTCCGCCGACCGCAAGCGGGCGAAAGTCGATTCGGTGTGGGACTATCACAAATACATCGGTTACGACGGAGCCATTGCGCCCTACGGCGAGGCAACCGACGCCCGCGACTTTGGTCGAAAAGCGCAACTCGTGAATTACGATCAATACCGGGGTCTAATGGAAGGTTTTTCGGCGCACATGTGGGACTGGTATACGGGAACGATCATCTGGAAAACGCAGAATCCGTGGACAGCCCTGCGCGGTCAGATGTACGATTATTACCTTGACCAAAATGCCTGTCTTTACGGACTGCACAACGGTAGCGAGCCGCTTCACATCATGTTCAATCCGGTAGACAGCATGGTCATGGTGGCCAACAACACGTTCAGCTACCACCGCGACATGATGATGGTAATCAAGGTGTACGATATGGCCGGAAAAGACAGCACGTTGACGCAGGTGTTTTCTGAGATTGGTCCTACGCTCGTTCGCCCTTACGTGCCCATTGGCCGGACAGTACGTTCCCTAGCCAAAGACAAAGGCGCGTTTCTGTCGCTCAAACTACTTGATTTAGACAAAAAACCGATCAGCGAAAACCTGTACTGGCTTCCCGATGCCAATGGTACGTATTCGGGTTTGCAACAGATGGCGAAAGCACCGGTGCAGATCAGCACACGACTGGTTTCAATTGGAAAACTAGAAGTAACGCTAACGAATCCGGTGGGCAGTCCGGTTGCTTTTTTCAACCGCTTGTCGCTGCTTGATCCGCAGACGAAGAAGCGACTGCTACCCGTTTTTTACAGCGACAATTATGTATCGGTGCTTCCCGGCGAGAAGAAAACAGTGGTCATCGACTATACCCCAACAGCCAATTCACCCCTTGTGTCGGTAGAAGGCTGGAACGTACCCGAGCAGACGGTATCGATTGGTAAGTAA
- a CDS encoding GH92 family glycosyl hydrolase, translating into MKRTFFYPLVTLLLLTGSGLVSAQSRKSAPSSTKLTQYVDPFIGTSFHGHVFMGANVPFGAVQLGPSQMSKGWDWCSGYHYSDSLLIGFAHTHLSGTGIGDLGDILIMPTTGPVKVTKGTSKDSQSGYASRFAHADETARPGYYSVNLKRYSIKAELTATERVGVHRYTFPKSSDAHIVIDLQEGIGDIPTETHLEKKNDTTLVGYRYSRGWARDQRLYFAIVFAKPIQKVALYDDQKPVEGNTVTAKHAKGVVSFATQAGEKVAIKVGISPVSPDNALANIRAEVPHWNFDQVAADADAAWNKELGKVVVKTADKDRLKTFYTALYHTMIAPSIFNDHNGDYVGADKKLHQNAPFTNLTTFSLWDTYRAANPLFTLLQPKRVNDMVGSMLAIYQQQGKLPIWHLVGNETNTMPGNSAIPIVADAYLKGFTGFDANLAFEAMKASAMRDERGLKFVKAQGYIPGDSLVESVAQGLEYAIDDWAIAQVAKKLGKTDDYAYFSKRAKAYQFYFDPVTRFMRGRISDNERRTPFSPLVARHMKDDFAEGNAWQYTWLVPHDVEGLMTLLGGEKAFTQKLDSLFVVQGDMGGEASNDITGLIGQYAHGNEPSHHITYLYAYVGQPWKTADKVRYILDSLYAPKPDGLCGNEDVGQMSAWYVFSALGFYPVNPANGAYVFGSPVFDEVTMRLANGKTFHINVVNNGKANRYIKRITLDGKPYTRSYLLHQTLVNGGNLTIEMSDKPSTTWGVATTDRPKSVY; encoded by the coding sequence TCGGGCTATCACTATTCGGATTCGTTGCTCATTGGCTTTGCGCACACACACCTCAGTGGTACGGGCATCGGCGACCTCGGCGACATACTGATCATGCCCACCACGGGTCCGGTTAAGGTTACAAAAGGCACGTCGAAAGACAGCCAGAGTGGTTACGCTTCCCGCTTTGCCCACGCCGACGAAACAGCACGGCCCGGTTATTATTCGGTAAACCTCAAACGCTATTCCATCAAGGCGGAGTTGACAGCAACGGAACGCGTTGGTGTTCACCGCTACACCTTTCCAAAATCGTCTGACGCGCATATCGTGATTGATTTGCAGGAAGGCATCGGCGACATTCCGACCGAAACGCACCTCGAAAAGAAGAACGACACCACGCTCGTCGGCTACCGCTATTCGCGGGGTTGGGCACGCGATCAACGGCTTTACTTCGCCATTGTTTTTGCGAAACCGATTCAGAAAGTAGCCCTGTACGACGATCAGAAGCCCGTTGAAGGAAATACCGTTACGGCCAAGCACGCCAAAGGTGTTGTCAGCTTTGCGACGCAGGCTGGTGAAAAAGTAGCCATCAAAGTAGGCATCTCGCCCGTCAGTCCCGACAATGCACTGGCTAACATCCGGGCCGAAGTGCCGCACTGGAATTTCGATCAGGTAGCCGCTGACGCCGACGCAGCCTGGAACAAAGAATTGGGCAAAGTAGTCGTTAAGACCGCCGACAAAGACCGGCTGAAAACCTTCTACACAGCCTTGTACCACACGATGATCGCTCCGTCGATTTTCAACGATCACAACGGCGATTACGTGGGCGCGGACAAAAAGCTCCACCAGAATGCGCCCTTCACGAACCTGACGACGTTTTCGCTGTGGGACACTTATCGGGCGGCTAATCCGCTGTTTACGCTACTGCAACCCAAACGGGTCAACGACATGGTCGGCTCAATGCTGGCGATCTATCAGCAGCAGGGCAAACTCCCGATCTGGCATCTGGTTGGTAACGAAACGAATACGATGCCGGGCAACAGCGCCATTCCAATCGTTGCCGATGCGTATCTGAAAGGTTTCACGGGCTTTGACGCAAACCTTGCCTTCGAGGCCATGAAAGCGTCGGCCATGCGCGACGAACGCGGTCTGAAGTTCGTGAAAGCACAGGGCTACATTCCGGGCGATAGCCTGGTAGAAAGTGTGGCGCAGGGGCTGGAATACGCCATCGATGATTGGGCCATTGCCCAAGTCGCCAAAAAGCTCGGCAAAACCGACGACTACGCGTATTTCAGCAAACGGGCCAAAGCCTACCAATTTTACTTCGATCCGGTAACCCGTTTTATGCGAGGACGCATTTCTGACAACGAGCGCCGGACACCATTTAGCCCCCTGGTAGCCCGTCACATGAAAGACGATTTTGCCGAAGGGAACGCCTGGCAATACACCTGGTTAGTTCCACATGACGTGGAAGGGCTTATGACGTTGCTGGGTGGCGAAAAAGCTTTTACCCAAAAGCTTGATTCGCTGTTTGTGGTTCAGGGCGACATGGGTGGCGAAGCTTCGAACGACATTACCGGCCTGATCGGGCAGTACGCACACGGCAATGAACCGAGCCACCACATCACCTACCTGTACGCTTACGTGGGTCAGCCCTGGAAAACCGCCGACAAAGTGCGTTACATCCTGGATAGCTTGTACGCGCCCAAGCCCGACGGTCTGTGCGGTAACGAAGACGTTGGTCAGATGTCGGCCTGGTACGTTTTTTCGGCACTTGGTTTTTATCCGGTCAATCCGGCTAACGGCGCGTATGTTTTCGGCAGCCCCGTTTTCGATGAGGTTACGATGCGTCTGGCGAATGGTAAAACGTTCCATATCAACGTCGTGAACAACGGCAAAGCAAACCGGTATATCAAGCGAATTACGCTCGATGGCAAGCCGTACACGCGCTCGTACCTGCTCCACCAGACGCTGGTCAATGGCGGTAATCTGACCATTGAGATGAGCGACAAACCAAGCACAACCTGGGGTGTAGCCACGACGGACCGCCCCAAATCCGTTTACTAG